The Saccharothrix violaceirubra genome segment CCGCCGAGGAGGCAGGTGCCCCTCCCCGTGCGATGTGCCGGAGGCAACCGCACGGGGAGGGGCACTCAGGGGTTCCGGCCTCGCCGACCACGGCTTTCGCGGTGGTTCGTCGCTGTCAGGCCCGGCGGTCGGCCAGTTGGCGTGCGCGCGGGTCGACCAGTGTGCGCAGGCCCGATCCCGCGAGGTTGAGCAGGAACACGAACAGCGCGATGGTCAGGCCGGGGAACAGCACCATGGTCGGGTGGTCGTGCAGGTACGTCCGGCCGTCCGAGACCATGTTGCCCCACGTGGCCGTCGGCGGTGAGATGCCCAGGCCCAAAAAACTCAGCGAGCCGTCGATGAGCATCGCGCCCGCCGAAAGCAGCACGCACTGCACCACCGCGAGCGGCAACGTGTTCGGCAGGACGTGCACGGCCAACGTCTTCCACGGTCCCATGCCCGCCACGCGTGCCGCCTTGACGTAGGCACGCGTGGTCAGGCCCAGCACCCGACTCCGGATCACCCGGGCCGTGTACGGGGTGAAGATGATCGTCACGGCCAGCAGCTCGCTGAGCATGCCCGGTCCGACCACGACCGCGAACACGATCGCCAGGATGATCGACGGGAACGCCATCCACGCGTCCACGACCCGCATGATCACCGTGCCCGCCCGGGTGAAGTAGCCCGCGACCAGCCCGATGAACGTGCCCAGCGTCGCCGCGCACACCGTGATCAGCAACGTCATCCCGATCGACACCCGACCGGCCGACGCCCACCGGGCGAACAGGTCGCGGCCGTACTTGTCCGTGCCCATCGGGTGCTCGAACGACGGCGACAGCAACCGGTTCACCGGGTCGGGCGCGTCCGGGTCCGGCAGCAGCAGCGGCAGCACGAGCACCAGCAGCGTGATCAGGCCGAGCAGCCCGCCGACGACCAGCAGCTTCCGGTTCCGACGTCCGGTCATGACACCCGCACCTTCGGGTCGACCAGCGCGTACGCCAGGTCGACCAGCAGGTTCACCAGCACGAACAGGAACGCCACGAACATGACCCCGCCCTGGATGAGTGGGAAGTCCCGGGCGTACACGGCGCCGAGCAGCATCGTGCCCAGACCCGGGATGACGAAGATGCTCTCGATCACCACGACGCCGCCGATCAGCGAGGCGAAGTTGAGCCCGGCCGTGGTGAGCACGGGCAGCATCGAGTTGGGCAGCACGTGCCGCACCATGATCCGCCGCTCGTGCACGCCCTTGGCCCGCGCGGTGCGCAGGTACGACCGGGACAGCTCGCCCAGGACGCTCTCCTCCATGGTGATCGTGAGGAACGCGGTCTGCCCGATCACCAGCACCGCCAGCGGCAGCGCCAGTTGCGCGATCGCCGTCGGCGGGTCCTCGAAGAACGGGGTGTACCCGCTCGTCGGGAACCAGCCGAGGGTGAGCGCGAACAGGTAGATCGCCAGCAGCGCCAACCAGAACTCGGGCAGCGCGAGCCCGAACTGGGCGGCCCGGCCGACGAACCGGGCCACCCGGTTGCCCGGCGACACCGTGGCCCACGTGACGATCAGGACCGTGAGCAGGAAGCTGATCACGATGCCGAGCACGGCGAGGGTCAGGGTGGGCGCCAGGTGGTCGAGGATCATCTGCGGCACCGGCAGCTGGTACTTGATCGACGTGCCGAAGTCGCCGGTCAGCACGTTGCCCAGCCAGGTCAGGTACTGCTCGTGCAGCGGTCCGGTGAGACCGAGGTCCCGGCGCAGCCTGTCGAGCTGCGCCGGATCGGCCTTGGTGCCCAGCAGGACCTGGGCGGGGTCGCCCGGGATCGACCGCAACAGGAAGAACAGCACGGTACCGACGACGAACAGCACGACCACCAGATCGCGCAACCGGCGCAGGACGACCACCGCCATGCCGGTCTACCTCGCCAGCCACACGTCGGCGAACTCCATGCCCCAACCGTCATAGCCGCGCACCTTCGCGCTGAAGGCCACATAGGACTTGGCGCTGTACAACGTGATCGTGGGCAGGTTCGCCGCGGTGAACTTCTGGATGTCGTCGATCGCGGCCTTCTGCTCCTCGGGCGTGCGCGCGGCGTTGTACTTGGTGAGCAACGGCGCGAGCTTGTCGCGCGGGTAGCCCATGTTGTCCAGGCCCTGCACGTTGTCGCTGTAGGACGGGACCGGCGGGTTGGCGTCGTCCATCAGCGCCAGCACGTCCCAGCTGTCGGGCTGGGTGTTCTTGCGACCCATCAGCGTCGCGAAGTCGTAGCTGTCGATGGTGGCGTTGACACCGATCTTCTTCAGCGCGTCCTGGATGATCACCAACGCGTCCTTGAACTGCGGGAACTCGTCCGTGGTGATCATGCGCACGGTCTGGTCCGGCTTCAGGCCGGCCGCGGCGAACAGCTCCTTGGCGCGCTGCGGGTCGCTCTGGTCCCACTGGCTCTTCGCGGCGTCGGAGTACATCGCCTTGTTGCTCTGCGCGGCGAACGCGCCGTTGCTCGCGGACACCAGGTCGGGCACGCCCTGCGACGCCATGACCGCCTTCTTGTCCACGATCAGGTTCATCGCCTCGCGCGCCTCGGGCTTGCTGAAGATCGACCCGGCGTTGTGGTTGAGCGCGACGTACTGGATGTTCGCCGCGCCCTCGACGCCGATCTTGAGCGTGCTGTCGCGCTTGACCTGGTCGTACTGGTCGTGCGACGGCTCGGCGACGTCGAACAGGCCGGTCTGGAGGCCGTTGAGCACGGCGTCGGAATCAGCGACGATCTTGTATGTGATCGTGTCCAGGTACGCGTTCTTGGCACCCGCGTAGCCGCTCGACTTCCCGGGCGGCGCCTGGTACTTGTCGTTGCGCTCCAGCACGATCTCCTGGCCGGGCGTCCACGACTTGACCTTGTACGGCCCGGTGCCGATCGCGTTGTCGCGGCCGATGCCGGTGGGCCCGGCGGCCTTGATGTCCGCTTCCTTCCGGATGCCCGTGCCGTGGCTGGTCGCGACGAGCGCGACGAGGTTGAACGGCGCGGTGAGGTCGACCTGGACGGTCTGCTCGTCGGGTGCGGAGATCTCCTTGAGCACGGGCTTGAGCGACCCCGCGTAACTGCCGTTCTCCACCCAGTAGCGCAGGGACGCCGCCGCGTCCGCCGCGCGCAACGGCGTGCCGTCGGAGAACACGATGCCCTTGCGCAGGGTGAACGTGAAGCCCAGGCCGTCGTCGCTCTTCTTGTACGATTCCGCCAGCACGGGCTGGGGCTGGTAGCCGGCGTCGATCGTGACGAGCTGCTCGAACACCTCGTGTCCGACGTAGGTCGTACCGGCGTTGGTGTTGCGGACCGTGTCCAGCGAACCGGGGTCCTGGGCGAGCCTGACTGTCAGGTTGCCGCCGCGCACGGGTGGACCCGCCTCGTCAGCGGACTTGGTGGCCGGCGTGGCACAGGCGGTGAGTACCAGCCCGGCCGCGACGAAAGCGGCTATCCCGGTGAAACGACGTGACTGCATTACGGCTCCTCGACGCCTGGTTTCCGCAGGTCGGTGGCCGCCGAACGTAGTCCGCCCCCGAGAGGTCGCACAGACGCCGATGTCGGCTTTTCTGTCACTGACGCGAGATCGACAAACCTCTGCCGCCACTGTGGACAGACAGGCCCTCCGACCCGCAGACTGCCCGGCAACCCTTGTACGACGGGGTGTTCGCGGTACAGAATCACCGAATCCCGGCCGTTGCGGTCGGCGGGAGGGATGACACCCATGTCGCTATTGGAGATCGACAGGCTGTCCGTGGGGGTCCCGGGCGACGGGACGGACACGGAACTCGTCCACGAACTCACGCTCGGTCTCGATTCGGGACAGACGCTGTGCGTGGTGGGCGAGTCGGGCAGCGGAAAGACCGTGACGGCCCTGTCGGTCATCCGGTTGCTGGAATTCGTCACGCCGGTGCGGACCACCGGTGAGGTCCGGTTGGACGACGTGGACCTGACGGGGTTGAACCCGAACGTGATGCGCACGTACCGGGGACACCGGATCGGCATGGTGTTCCAGGAGGCCATGGACTCCCTCAACCCGGCGCAGCGCGTCGGCGTCCAACTCGTCGAGGCTTACGCGTCCGGTCGCCGCGACAAGCGCGCCCAGGCGCGGGCGCTGGACCTGTTGCGGGAGGTCGGCTTCACCGATCCCGAGCGGGTCGCGGACCTGTACCCGCACCAGATGTCCGGCGGGATGCAGCAGCGCGTGATGATCGCGATGGCCCTGATGGCGGGCCCGGACCTGCTGCTGGCGGACGAGCCGACCACGGCGTTGGACGTGACGACGCAGGCCGAGATCCTGCGGTTGTTCCGCGATGTGCAACGCGAACACCGCATGGCGTGCGTGTTCATCACCCACGACATGGGTGTGGCGGCGGAGATCGCCGACCGCATCGCGGTGATGTACGCGGGCCGCCTGGTCGAGGTGGGACCGGCCGCGGAGATCCTGGCCTCGCCCCGGCACCGCTACACACGGGCACTGGTCGAATGCGTTCCGCAGGTCGGTGTGCGCCGGACCGGCGGTCTGCCGTCGATCCCCGGCTCGGTGCCCGCCGCGACCGAGGTGCTCCCCGGCTGCCGCTTCGCGCCGCGCTGCGCCGAGTCCTCGGACCGTTGCCACACCGAGGAACCGCCGCTCATCGCGCTGGACAACGGGGTCGAGGCCGCGTGCTGGAGCCCGGGTTCGGGCCCGGTCGCCCTGCCCGACCCGCGAGTCCTCCACTCCGACACGCCGAAGTACGCACTCGGACAGCCCGAAACACACGCTCGGGCAGCCGAGACCCTGTTGGAGATCAAGGACGTCCGCCGCACGTTCCTCACGCGGGGCAAGGGCGGGTCACCGTTCCGTCGCCGTGCGCGCATGAACGCCGTCGACGGGGTGAGCCTGGACATCCGGCCGGGCGAGTTCTTCGGCCTGGTGGGCGAATCCGGTAGCGGGAAGACCACGCTGGGTCAGCTCGTGGCCGCGCTCGACGACCCCACCGAGGGCACGATCGTCGCAGCGGGACAGCGGCACACCGCCCGCGGGCTCGAAGGCGACGCGCGCGCGTTCCGCCGGGCCGTGCAACTGGTGTTCCAGGACCCGCAGAGTTCCCTGGACCCCCGGCACACCATCGGCCGCATCGTGGCCGAACCGCTGCGCGAACTGACCGACCTGCGCGGCGCGGACCTGCGCCGGCGGGTGGAGCAACTGCTCGACGAGGTCGGCCTGCCGAAGACGATCGCCGACCGGCTGCCGTCGCAGATCTCCGGCGGCCAGCGGCAGCGCGTCGCGATCGCGCGGGCGTTGGCGCCCCGGCCGAAGCTGATCGTCGCGGACGAGCCGACCTCGGCGCTGGACGTGTCGGTGCAGGGCCAGGTGATGAACCTGCTGCTGGACCTGCGCCGCGAGCACGGGCTGGGCTTCCTGTTCATCACGCACAACCTGAGCCTGATCCTGTCGGTGGCCGACCGGGTGGGCGTGATGAAGGACGGCCGGTTGATCGAGGTGGGCACGCCCGACCGGATCGCCGCCGCGCCCGAACACGAGTACACCCGCACCCTGTTGGCCGCGAACCCGGGCATCGTCCCGGCCGCGGGCTCGCACGAGTGACATCGGAGGCGCCGTTGCAGACCGTCCCGCTCCCGGTACACCGCTTCGACGACCCGCTGATCGCCGACGGACCCCCCGGGTTCGCCATCGGCTCGTTCGCCGACCTGTCCCCGTGGTCGGACGCGCCGTTCCCGCACCGGCACGACTTCTACGAGCTGGTGTGCGTGACCGGCGGCTCGGGCACGCACGTGATCGACTTCGTGCCGTACCAGGTGCGGCCGGTGACGCTGTACTTCATCGCACCCGGCCAGGTGCAGTTCTGGGAACGCCGCTCGCCGCTGGAAGGCCACGTGATGGTCTTCGTCGAGGAGTTCCTGGTGCCGCAGTACGACCGGGTGTCGCCCCGGCGGTCGCTGTCGCTGGACCCGTTGGGCACGGGCCACGCGCTGCCGCTCTCCGGCGGCCAGGTCGAGCCCATCACCGGGCTGATCACCGCGCTGGAGCGGGAATACCGGCGGCCGGGCGGTGCCGACGTGTCGGTGCTGCGGGCGTACCTGCACATCCTGCTGGTCGAGATGCGCCGGCTGCACCGGGGCGTGGTCGGCGGCGCGGACGAGGACGAGGACCGGGGCACCGCGTTGGCCCGCCGGTACCTGCGGCTGGTCAGCGAGGAGCTGCCCAACGAGCAGACCGTGCGCGGGTACGCCGACCGCATCGGCGTGACGCCCAAGCACCTGGCGGACGTGGTGAAGCGGACGACCGGCAAGCGCCCGGCGGAGATCATCCGGGCGGCGCTGACCGTGGAGGCCAAGCGGCTGCTGACGCACAC includes the following:
- a CDS encoding ABC transporter permease, translated to MAVVVLRRLRDLVVVLFVVGTVLFFLLRSIPGDPAQVLLGTKADPAQLDRLRRDLGLTGPLHEQYLTWLGNVLTGDFGTSIKYQLPVPQMILDHLAPTLTLAVLGIVISFLLTVLIVTWATVSPGNRVARFVGRAAQFGLALPEFWLALLAIYLFALTLGWFPTSGYTPFFEDPPTAIAQLALPLAVLVIGQTAFLTITMEESVLGELSRSYLRTARAKGVHERRIMVRHVLPNSMLPVLTTAGLNFASLIGGVVVIESIFVIPGLGTMLLGAVYARDFPLIQGGVMFVAFLFVLVNLLVDLAYALVDPKVRVS
- a CDS encoding dipeptide ABC transporter ATP-binding protein, whose amino-acid sequence is MSLLEIDRLSVGVPGDGTDTELVHELTLGLDSGQTLCVVGESGSGKTVTALSVIRLLEFVTPVRTTGEVRLDDVDLTGLNPNVMRTYRGHRIGMVFQEAMDSLNPAQRVGVQLVEAYASGRRDKRAQARALDLLREVGFTDPERVADLYPHQMSGGMQQRVMIAMALMAGPDLLLADEPTTALDVTTQAEILRLFRDVQREHRMACVFITHDMGVAAEIADRIAVMYAGRLVEVGPAAEILASPRHRYTRALVECVPQVGVRRTGGLPSIPGSVPAATEVLPGCRFAPRCAESSDRCHTEEPPLIALDNGVEAACWSPGSGPVALPDPRVLHSDTPKYALGQPETHARAAETLLEIKDVRRTFLTRGKGGSPFRRRARMNAVDGVSLDIRPGEFFGLVGESGSGKTTLGQLVAALDDPTEGTIVAAGQRHTARGLEGDARAFRRAVQLVFQDPQSSLDPRHTIGRIVAEPLRELTDLRGADLRRRVEQLLDEVGLPKTIADRLPSQISGGQRQRVAIARALAPRPKLIVADEPTSALDVSVQGQVMNLLLDLRREHGLGFLFITHNLSLILSVADRVGVMKDGRLIEVGTPDRIAAAPEHEYTRTLLAANPGIVPAAGSHE
- a CDS encoding AraC family transcriptional regulator; amino-acid sequence: MTSEAPLQTVPLPVHRFDDPLIADGPPGFAIGSFADLSPWSDAPFPHRHDFYELVCVTGGSGTHVIDFVPYQVRPVTLYFIAPGQVQFWERRSPLEGHVMVFVEEFLVPQYDRVSPRRSLSLDPLGTGHALPLSGGQVEPITGLITALEREYRRPGGADVSVLRAYLHILLVEMRRLHRGVVGGADEDEDRGTALARRYLRLVSEELPNEQTVRGYADRIGVTPKHLADVVKRTTGKRPAEIIRAALTVEAKRLLTHTDLTVAQVSERLSFDNPSYFGRFFKRECGMSPGEFRRRAGLADNLRSVTRTPT
- a CDS encoding ABC transporter permease, translated to MTGRRNRKLLVVGGLLGLITLLVLVLPLLLPDPDAPDPVNRLLSPSFEHPMGTDKYGRDLFARWASAGRVSIGMTLLITVCAATLGTFIGLVAGYFTRAGTVIMRVVDAWMAFPSIILAIVFAVVVGPGMLSELLAVTIIFTPYTARVIRSRVLGLTTRAYVKAARVAGMGPWKTLAVHVLPNTLPLAVVQCVLLSAGAMLIDGSLSFLGLGISPPTATWGNMVSDGRTYLHDHPTMVLFPGLTIALFVFLLNLAGSGLRTLVDPRARQLADRRA
- a CDS encoding ABC transporter substrate-binding protein encodes the protein MQSRRFTGIAAFVAAGLVLTACATPATKSADEAGPPVRGGNLTVRLAQDPGSLDTVRNTNAGTTYVGHEVFEQLVTIDAGYQPQPVLAESYKKSDDGLGFTFTLRKGIVFSDGTPLRAADAAASLRYWVENGSYAGSLKPVLKEISAPDEQTVQVDLTAPFNLVALVATSHGTGIRKEADIKAAGPTGIGRDNAIGTGPYKVKSWTPGQEIVLERNDKYQAPPGKSSGYAGAKNAYLDTITYKIVADSDAVLNGLQTGLFDVAEPSHDQYDQVKRDSTLKIGVEGAANIQYVALNHNAGSIFSKPEAREAMNLIVDKKAVMASQGVPDLVSASNGAFAAQSNKAMYSDAAKSQWDQSDPQRAKELFAAAGLKPDQTVRMITTDEFPQFKDALVIIQDALKKIGVNATIDSYDFATLMGRKNTQPDSWDVLALMDDANPPVPSYSDNVQGLDNMGYPRDKLAPLLTKYNAARTPEEQKAAIDDIQKFTAANLPTITLYSAKSYVAFSAKVRGYDGWGMEFADVWLAR